The Synechococcus sp. RS9909 genomic interval TGGCGGAACATCTGCGCAGCGAATCCGTGCTGCAGGTGGCCGGCACGGTGCGCGCCAGACCGGAAGAGTCGCGGAATGAACGCCTCACCACCGGTGATGTGGAAGTGCTGGCCAGCAGCATCACCGTGCTCAATGGCGTGAAAGGCACCCTGCCCTTCCCGGTGTCGATTCACGACGAGGAAAACACCCGCGAGGAACTGCGCCTGCGCCATCGCTATCTCGATCTGCGCCGCAAGCGCATGAACGACAACCTGCGCCTGCGCGCCCACACGATCCAGACCGCGCGGCGCTTCCTCGAAGACGAGGGGTTCATCGAAGTGGAGACCCCGGTGTTGACGCGCTCCACCCCGGAAGGCGCTCGCGACTACATCCTGCCGAGCCGGGTGTGTGGCGGTGAGTGGTTCGCCCTGCCCCAATCGCCCCAGCTGTTCAAGCAACTGCTGATGGTGGGTGGCATCGAGCGGTACTACCAGGTGGCCCGCTGCTTCCGGGACGAAGACCTGCGTGCCGATCGGCAGCCGGAATTCACCCAGCTGGATATGGAGATGAGCTTCATGGATCAGGACGAGATCCTTGATCTGAACGAGCGCCTGATCAGCAGCATCTGGAAGGCCGTGAAGGGCGTGGAGCTGCCCCGTCCCTTTCCGCGGATGACGTGGCACGACGCCATGGAGCGCTACGGCACCGACCGGCCCGACACCCGCTACGGCATGGAGCTCACCAATGTGAGCGACATCGTGGCCAGCATGGGCTTCAAAGTATTCAGCGGTGCCGTCAAGGCCGGCGGTTCGGTGAAATGCATCGCCGTGCCCGGCGGCAACGACGCCGTGAGCAATGTGCGCATCAAACCCGGTGGCGATGTATTCAGTGAGGCCCAGCAGGCGGGCGCCGGCGGCCTCGCCTTCATCCGGGTGCGCGAAGGCGGCGACATCGACACGATCGGCGCCATCAAAGACAACCTCTCTGAAGAACAAAAGCAGGAGCTGCTCAGCCGCACCGGCGCCGAGGCCGGCACCCTGCTGCTGTTCGGCGCCGGCGACACCGCCACGGTGAACAAGGCCCTGGATCGGGTGCGCCAGGTCCTGGCCAGAGAGCTGGGCCTGGTGCCAGCGGATCGCAACAACGATCAGTGGAATTTCCTCTGGGTCGTGGATTTCCCCATGTTCGAGTTCAACGCCGATGAGAACCGCCTCGAAGCGCTGCATCACCCCTTCTGCGCGCCCAACGGCAACGATCTGGGCAGCGATCCGGCCGCCTGGGCCGAGACCCTGCCCGGCGCCCGCGCCCAGGCCTACGACCTGGTGCTCAACGGCCTCGAACTGGGCGGCGGCTCCTTGCGCATCCATGATTCAGCCCTGCAGCGCCAGGTGCTGAAGACCATCGGCCTGCCGGAAGCCGAAGCAAAGGAGCAGTTCGGCTTCCTGATCGAGGCCCTCGACATGGGGGCGCCACCGCACGGCGGCCTGGCCTTCGGCCTCGATCGGATGGTGATGTTGCTCGCTGGCGAAGAATCCATCCGCGACACCATCGCCTTCCCGAAAACGCAGCAGGCACGGTGCCTGATGACCGCCGCACCCGCCGGCGTCTCCGACCGTCAGCTTGAAGAGCTGCACGTAGCCAGCACCTGGGTGGATCCCGAATAGATTCCGCTCATTCCAGCCACCGGCAGCGATCCGGCGAAACCCTGAAGGCATTCAGGCGACTGGCTGTTGACCACAAGCGAACGATCGACCGGCGTCAGCCGGAGTCGCGCCGGTGCCGGCAACGACCTGTTGCGCCTGTATCTCCAGGACATCGGCCGGGTGAACCTGCTCAGCAATGAGGAGGAGGTGCTGCTGGCCCGGCAGGTGCAACGCCGGGAGCAGCTCCTGCGACAGGAGCGGGAGCTGGCTGAAGCGCATCCGGTTCTGCGCCGTTTGCTGGAGCTGGAGGAACTGCAGCAGCGGGAAGCCAATCACCACTGCCACTGGCCGACCCGCCAGGAATGGGCCCGGGCGGCAGGGATGAGCGTGGCCGAACTCCAGACGATCCTGAACGAGGGCTACGGCACCTGGAGCCGCCTGATCGAGCTGGAGCCATGCACGTTGAAAGCCCAGCTGCGCGATGGACGCCGCGCGCGCGACCGGATGATCGCTGCCAACCTGCGCCTGGTGGTGACGGTGGCGAAGAAGTATCAGCAGCGGGGTCTGGAACTCCTGGATCTGGTGCAGGAGGGCACGCTGGGCCTGGAGCGCGCGGTGGAGAAATTTGATCCCACCCGCGGTTTCCGCTTCAGCACCTACGCCTACTGGTGGATTCGCCAGGGCATCACCCGGGCGATTGCCACCCAGAGCCGCACGATCCGCCTGCCGGTGCATGTGACGGAGAAGCTCAACAGGATCAAACGGGTGCAGCAGGAAATCGCCAGTCAGGAGGGCCGGATCGCCACCCTCACCGACCTGGCCCAGAAGCTGGGGCTCAGCGAGGAGACCGTGCGCCTCACCCTGATGCGTGTGCCCCGCTCCGTGTCTCTGGAGCTGCGGGTGGGCAAGGAACAGGACACCCAGCTCGGTGATCTGCTGGAAGACGGCAAGGCGACCCCGGAGCAGGAACTGACCCGCGATGCCCTGCATCACGATCTAGAGCACCTGCTCGATGAACTCACCGATCGGGAAGCGGCGGTGATCCGGCTGCGCTTCGGGCTGGACAACGACACCCCCTGCACCCTGGCGCAAATCGGTGAAACGATGGCCCTCTCGCGCGAGCGGGTGCGACAGATCGAGACCCGGGCCCTGCTCAAACTGCGCCAGCCCCAGCGGCGCTGCAAGGTGCGCGATTACATCCAGGGTCTGGATTCCTGAGCGGAAGCGGCCCAGCGGCGCTAACAAGTGTTCAGACCGTCGCACCTGACATGGCCAGCGCTCCCTCGATCGACATCGGCATTGCCACCAGCCAGCGTGAAGAGATTGCCGCCGGGCTCAGCCGCCTGCTGGCCGACACCTATGTGTTGTATGGCAAAACCCACGGCTTTCACTGGAACGTGACCGGGCCGATGTTCAACACGCTCCACCTGATGTTCATGGAGCAATACACCGAGCTCTGGAACGCCCTCGACGTGATCGCCGAACGGATCCGCGCCCTCGGCGTGGTCGCTCCCCATGGCGGCAGCACCCTGGCCGGGCTGGCCTCAATCCAGGAAGCGGATCAGCAGCCGGCAGCGCTCGCCATGGTGCGCGAACTGGTGGCAGGCCATGAAGCGGTGGCCCGCACGGCCCGCAGTGTGTTTCCCCTGGCCGATGCCGCCAGCGATGAACCCACGGCCGATCTGCTCACGCAGCGGCTGCAGATTCACGAGAAAACGGCCTGGATGCTGCGCAGCCTTCTGGAAGCGTGATCCCCAGAGGGCGCTCGGTACATTGAAGAGTCGCCCGGGGGGTCATGGCCAAATTCGTCTTCGTCACCGGTGGCGTGGTCTCCAGCATCGGCAAGGGAATCGTGGCCGCCAGCCTGGGGCGCCTGCTCAAATCCCGCGGCTACAACGTTTCGATCCTGAAGCTGGATCCCTATCTGAATGTGGATCCGGGCACGATGAGTCCGTTTCAGCATGGTGAGGTGTTCGTCACGGAAGACGGCGCCGAAACCGACCTCGACCTGGGCCATTACGAGCGCTTCACCGACACGGCGATGTCGCGCCTCAACAGCGTGACCACCGGTTCGATCTACCAAGCGGTGATCAACAAGGAACGGCGGGGCGACTACAACGGCGGCACAGTGCAGGTGATCCCCCACATCACCGGTGAGATTCGCGAACGCATCCATCGCGTCGCCGCCAACTCAGGCGCCGACGTGGTGATCACCGAGATCGGCGGCACCGTGGGCGACATCGAATCGCTGCCTTTTCTGGAAGCGATCCGAGAGTTCCGGGGCGATGTGGGCCGGCATGACCTGGCCTACATCCATGTGACCCTGCTGCCCTACATCGGCACCTCGGGGGAACTGAAAACCAAACCCACCCAGCACTCGGTGAAGGAGCTGCGCTCCATCGGTATCCAGCCCGATCTACTCGTGTGCCGCAGCGACCGGGAGATCAACGACGAACTCAAACGCAAGATCGGCGGCTTCTGCGGAGTGCCGCAGCGGGCCGTGATTCCCTCGCTCGACGCCGACAGCATCTACGCCGTGCCCCTGACCCTCGAGGAGGAGGGCCTCTGCCGCGAGGTGCTGGATGTGCTGCAACTCACTGATCATGAGAGCGACATGACCGGCTGGTCCCAGCTGGTGCACAAGCTGCGCAACCCCGGCCCCGCCGTGAAGGTGGCGCTGGTGGGGAAGTATGTGCAGCTCAACGATGCCTACCTGTCGGTGGTGGAAGCGTTGCGCCACGCCTGCCTGGCCCAGGATGCCTCCCTGGATCTGCACTGGGTCTGCGCTGAGGAGATCGAGGGCCGCGGGCCCGAGCCTCTACTGCAGGGCATGGATGCGGTGGTGGTGCCCGGTGGCTTCGGCAACCGGGGGGTGGATGGCAAGGTGGCGGCGATTCGCTGGGCCCGTGAACAGCGGGTGCCCTTCCTGGGCCTCTGCCTTGGCATGCAAACCGCCGTGATCGAGTGGGCCCGCAACCAGGCGGGGCTGAGCGGCGCCTCCAGCGCCGAGCTGGATCCGGGCACGACCCATCCGGTGATTCACCTGCTGCCCGAACAACAGGATGTGGTGGATCTGGGGGGCACGATGCGACTCGGTGTGTATCCCTGCCGTCTGGCGCCGGGCACGATGGCCGCGCGGCTGTATGGCGCCGAGGTGGTGTACGAGCGGCATCGCCACCGCTACGAATTCAACAACGCCTATCGCAGCCTGTTCCTGGAATCGGGCTATGCGATCAGCGGCACCTCACCGGATGGGCGCCTGGTGGAACTGATCGAACTGCCGGATCATCCCTTCTTCACCGCTTGCCAGTACCACCCGGAATTTCTCTCCCGGCCAGGGCGCCCCCATCCCCTCTTCCGCGGCCTGATCGAAGCAGCGCAGCAGCGGTTGGCATGAGCGCAACGCTGCCCGTGGTGGAAACCTTCCACTCCCTGCAAGGGGAGGGTCTCCATGCCGGCAGAAGCGCCTTTTTCATTCGCCTCGGGGGCTGTGACGTGGGCTGCAGCTGGTGCGATACCAAACACTCCTGGCCAGCGGAGGCCCATCCGAAACGCAGCGTCGACAGCCTCGCCGCTGCCACAGCAGAAGCGGCCCATGCAGGAGCCGCCTTTGTGGTGCTCACCGGCGGTGAACCGCTGCACCACCAACTCGACGCCCTCACCGCAGCGATCCGGCGCATCTGCAGCCTTCCCGTGCATCTGGAAACCAGTGGCGTGGATCCCCTCAGCGGTGCACCCGACTGGGTCACCCTTTCCCCCAAGCGCCATCGCCCGCCACGTGCCGAGGTGCTGCAAGCCTGTGATGAACTCAAGGTGGTGGTGCACGAGCCGGCGGATCTGCTCTTCGCGGAGGTGGTGGCAACCCAGGCACCCCAGGCCACCTGGCTGCTTCAACCGGGATGGAGCAGCGAGGCAGGACAGGAGCTGGCGACGGACATGGTGCGCGGCAACCCGCGTTGGCGCCTCAGCCTCCAAAGCCACAAGTGGCTTGGGGTGCGTTGAAAGATCTGGTCATCGACGCAGCACGCCTGGCCTCAAACGCGCGGTGACTCGCGTCTTCCTTCGCATAAAATGATCCCGTTGACGCCGTCTATTTATTTTGGGCATTTTCGGACTCTCCCTTCCTGACTTGGAAATCTCGGGTGATTTCGACACTTACCGGCCCGAACAACCCATCCCTGCTGATCTCTACGGCTTGCTGCCGCAACTGCAGTGGTACGGGGGCTCAGCCTGCTTCCCCACCGCCGTCACCAATGCCCTGGCAGGCATGGCCGCCTGGCACGAAACGCCCGAACTGCTGGTGAGCGGAACCGATCGACACAACGGCCTGCTGAACACACGGCTCGCACTCGGCGACGCTCTGGAGACAACACCAGGAGGCACGAATTCAGACAATTACCTCTCAGGAATCCATCACTATTTCTCAGACCGGGGAGTGGCAAACGACTTTTCGGCTTCCTGGAATCCTAATTCAGGCACGCAACTCAATGTTTTCTCAGAGTTGGTGGCCGCCTTTGCTAAAGGGCCGGTAGTTTTCCATGACGATTACACGAGTGGAGGCGGTCACGCCCTCACAGGCATTGGCCTTGAGCTGAATGACAGCAACAACAACATGCGGATCGACCGCGGCGAAGCCTATGCGGTGATCATCGACCCCCTCAATCCAACCAAGACTTATTCACCCGACGCAATCAATCGCGCCGGCTTAACTGAAGCCGAGGCTATCGATCTCTGGAACACCACCATTCAGGCCAGACCCAATGCTGAGCCCTTCTTGCAGAGAGTGGAAATTTACCAGGATTTTGATCGCACCGAAAACCCAGGCATTCTGACTTTCAACTACGACCAAACAGCGATCCTCCCCTCGGCAACGATAGACATTGCCAACGGCCAGCCGCAGTTCAACACAGACGAGATCTGGTCGACAAAGGAGTTTTCAGGCGGCAAGGAAGGAAGTCTCTACGGCTTTGTTGGTCTGCAACGCAGCGAACTGCCCGACAACCTCAACAACTCGATTCAACCCACCGATCGCGAGACGGTGGTATTCAACTTCACAAACTTCATCACGAACAATCAGGTTGCCGTTGATCTCTTCAGCTATTTCAATGAATCATCTGAGTTCTCCAACGACCTGAGCTTCTACCAAGTGGCCGACACGCAAGGGTCCGTTTTTGATCCAATCAGCGGCGCACGGCTGTCTCCTGGCGACGCTGGCTACCGTGAGGCTGCACTGGTGCTGGCGCAAATCTTTGAGGCTGCGCCGAAGCTGGCGCAAACCTTTGAGGTCAGAGACAGCAGCAACGACGACCTCAGCGGTCGCATCTCTCAGGACGCCGCCCAGATGGGCAGCTTTTCCTTCGCCATCGAAGCCCTCGATGACACGGCCCTGATCGCTCCACTCGTGACGACCTCAGCCGGTGACACCTGGACACCATTTGCTGAAGCCAATCGCGATGGTCTCAACCATTTCCAGTGGGCAGGTGGTCTCTCCTTTCAAGTCGAGGATCAATTCGGTCTTGGCGATGGCGACTTCAATGATCTTCAGGCGGTGTTCACCCCTTTGGAGATCAACGGCATCGCCTGAACGACCTCAGCTGACCCCGATCACAGCTGCACCGCTGGCTGCTGGAGGGTCTCGGCCTTCCAGAGGCGCCAGCGCAGGGCGAGGTTGGCGGGCAGATCCACCACGATCGGCCAGGAGGCGTTGTAAGGCACCAGATCGGGCTGCTTGCCGAGGGAGAGAAAGGAAGGCTCGGGCTTCTGATCCGGCGGGCAGGCCTTACGGGTGCTGACGACCATCACAGGGCCTTTCACTTCAAACAGGGCCCGTCCCGACGCCTGCGGCAGGCGGCGCATCGTCAGACCAGGCCCCGACAGACGCTGCAGGTTGCAATCCAGCATCACCTCCCGGCCCACGATCAGCTGGATGCGCCAATCGATCGGGTTGGCAGAAATCCTCGGATCCGAGCTCTTCGGCAGCAGGCCGGAGGGCTGGATCACCCACCGCTTCAGACCGGGGGCCGGCGCAGGATACCCACTCAGATCGAGGCGGGGGATCGCCTTTGCAGGTGGTGCCATGGCTGCCGCAGCGGCAGCCAGCAGGGCCAGACCCTGCAAACCCACACGCTTTGCGCTTGATGCGTGGAAGCAACGTCTGGCCATGACCCCTGCGGCAACAGAATGCCAAGCATGACCGATTCCATCGCGATTGCCCTCCTCTCGGGCGGGCTTGATTCCGCCACCGCCGCCGCCCTGGCCATCGAAGCCGGGCAAAGGGTGATCGGCCTCTCCTTCGACTACGGCCAGCGCCATCGCCGGGAGCTGGAGGCCGCCCGCCATCTGGCCAACAGCCTCGGCCTGGAGGAACACCACACGCTCGCCGTCAACCTGGCCAGCTGGGGTGGCTCCTCACTGACCGACCGCCGCCAGGAGCTGCCCATAGAGGGGGTGCAGCAGGGTGTGATTCCCTCCACCTATGTGCCTGGGCGAAACACCGTGTTCATCGCCATCGGCCTCAGCCTGGCCGAAACCCGTGGGGCTGATCAGCTTGTGCTGGGCGTGAATGCCGTGGATTACTCCGGTTACCCCGACTGCCGACCCGACTATCTGGCCGCTTTTCAAACCCTGGCCAATCTGAGCAGTCGCGCTGGGCTGGAAGGTCGGGGTCCACGACTCTGGGCACCGCTGGTGGAATGGAGCAAACAGCGGATCGTGGAGGAGGCGCTGAGGTTGGGGGTGCCCATTGAGCAGACCTGGAGTTGCTATAGCGGCGGCGCCGTGGCCTGCGGAGTGTGCGACAGCTGCCGGATCCGTGATGAGGCCCTGAGGGCCGCCGGACGTCCCGATCTCTGCAGCCCTGGCACACCATGAGCAGCGGCATGGCCAGCTGCCCCGGGTTGATCCGCAAGGCCTGTCCGTGGCTGGAGCCGGATCTGCTCGCCCAGGCCCTGGCCCGCGACCACGGCGAGGAAGGGCTGATCTGGCTCGATGGCGATGGCAGCGCGCTGGGACGCTGGCTCACCCTGGCGGTACAACCGCTGGAGCAGCATTGTTGCCGCGGCCTTCCGGGCGATCCAGACGCCCGGAACCCGTTTGAGAGCCTGCGCAGGCTGCCCCCGGGCCACTGGACCGGCTGGCTCAGCTACGACGCGGCCGCCTGGCTCGAACCGGGCCAACCCTGGCGACCCGATGCGATGGCCAGCCTCTGGATCGCCCGGCACGACCCGGTGCTGCGCTTCGATCTGCAGCAACAGGAGCTGTGGCTGGAGGGCCTCGATCCCGTTCGTCATGGCGCCATGGCGCACTGGCTGGAGAGCCTGCCTCGCTCCGCTGCATCAGCCCAGGCCCCCGTCCCCGCCCACAGCCCCTGGCAACACCACAGCGATCGCCGTGGCTTCATGGCCGGGGTGCAACACATCCGCGAACTGATCAGCGCCGGCGATCTGTTTCAGGCCAATCTCACCACCTGCAGCAGCACGCAACTGCTGGAGCCGATCAGCAACCTGGCCCTGTTCACACGCCTGCGCCAGCGCTGCCCCGCCCCCTTTGCTGGCCTGGTGGTGGGGGCGGGCGACGCCGCCGGTGAGGCGATTCTGTCGACATCACCCGAGCGGTTCCTCTGCGTGGGGCCCGACGGTTGGGTGGAGACCCGCCCGATCAAAGGCACCCGGCCCAGGCATCCCGATCCGGAACGGGATGCGGATCTGGCGGCGGAGCTGATCTGCAGCAGCAAGGACCGGGCCGAGAACGTGATGATCGTGGACCTGCTGCGCAACGACCTCGGCCGGGTGTGCCGACCGGGGTCGGTGCAGGTGCCGCAACTGGTGGGGCTGGAGAGCTACGCGCGCGTGCATCACCTCACCTCCGTGGTCACCGGTCAACTCCAGGACGGCGCCGACTGGGTGGATCTGCTGGAAGCCTGCTGGCCGGGCGGCTCGATCAGTGGCGCCCCGAAACTGCGCGCCTGCCAGCGCCTCGGCGAACTGGAGCCGGTGGGGCGCGGTCCTTACTGCGGTTCGCTGCTGCGCCTCGATTGGGATGGTCGCCTCGACAGCAACATCCTCATCCGCACCGTGTTGCGCCGCCGCGACCAGCTCCGGGTGCATGCCGGATGCGGCATCGTTGCCGATTCCGATCCAGCCACAGAAGCCGACGAACTGGATTGGAAGCTGCTGCCCCTGCTGGAGGCCCTGGCATGATCAGCTGGTGCAACGGCGCCTGGGGCAGCGACCAGGAGCTGATGCTGCCCCTCAGCGACCGGGGCCTGCAGCTGGCGGACGGCCTGTTTGAAACGGTGCTCGTGCAGGGCGGCCGCCCCAGGCTTCTGGACGCGCACCTGCAGCGCTGGCACACCAGTGCCGCCCAGCTCGGCATGGCGGCACCCCCGAAGGCGGAATGGCTGAAGGGCCTGATCGCAGAAGCGATGGCCCGCAGCGGCATCGGCAGCGGCTGCGGCGCCCTGCGGCTCAACTGGAGCCGAGGGGATGGCCCGGAACGCGGCATCGACCTCCCGCAAGGCGATCCCTCAGCCGACTCCCACCGCTTCTGGTTGAGCCTGCACCCCCACACACCACACTTCAGCGCCGTGGCCGCCTGGATCAGTCGCCATGAACGCCGGAACGCCTCCAGCCGCTTGAGCCGCTGCAAAAGCTTCGCCTACGACCAGGCGATCCAGGCGCGGCGAGAAGCTCAGCAGCAGGGTGCCGATGAGGCCCTGCTGCTGAGCACCTCAGGAGAGCTCTGCTGCGGCAGCACGGCCAATCTGCTGGTGAAACGTGGGGAAGCCTGGTGGACGCCACCCCTCAGCAGCGGCTGTTTGCCGGGGGTAATGCGCGGCCGGGCACTGGCGCTGGGCCTTGCGCGCGAACAACGCCTGGACCCCCAGCCCGATCCCAACGACGCCTGGCTGCTGATCAACAGCCTGGGCTGCCGCCCCCTGCGCAGCGTGGATGGCCAGCCCCTGAACGCCCAGGTGGATGCGCGCGCCCTCTGGACCAGGCTTCTCGATCAGGGCGATCAGGGATGACCCTGTGGCGCGATCCGCCAGTTCTGTCAATCCTGGGAGGACACCAACGACAGCCATGGAACTGAAGCGGGATCTGGGGGTCAGCACCCTCATCCTGGCGGTGGTGACCAGCACGATCGGATCGGGCTGGCTCTTCGCGCCGTATTTCTCCGCCCGCAGCGCCGGGCCAGCCAGTTTGGTGGCCTGGGTCGCCGGTGGCGCCATGGCCTTCGTGCTGGCCCTGGTGTTCGCCGAACTCGGCGCCCTGGTCAACAGCTCCGGTGCCCTGGCCCAGATCCCCATGCTCAGCCATGGCCGCCTTTCCGGCTTCATCGGCGGCTGGAGCGCCTGGATCTCCTATGTGTCCCTCCCCACGATCGAAGTGCTCGCCCTGCTCCAGTACCTGGCCAGCAGCCTGCCCTGGCTCACCCGCGACCAGGGAACCCTGCAGGTGCTCAGCGGCGCCGGTCAACTGGTGGCTGTGGTTCTGCTGGTGCTGTTCACCTGGATCAACCTGGCCGGCGTCAGCCGACTCGCCCACTGGATCGACAGCCTCACGATCTGGAAACTGATCGTGCCGGTGCTGGTGTCGGTGACCCTGATGCTGCTCTCGGGCCACTGGGGCAATCTGGGCGTGAAAGTGACGATGGGGCAAGGTGCCCTGGTGGATGCGATCGGCAGCGGCGGCATTCTCTTCAGCCTGCTGGGCTTCCGTACGGCGATGGATCTGGCCGGCGAAGCGCGCCGCCCCCAGCGCGATGTGCCCCTGGCGATGGGGGTTGGCCTCGGCCTGTGCCTGGTGATCTACCTGATCCTGCAACTGGCCTTCCTCGTGAGCGTGCCCCAGGCCGATCTCCAGAGCGGCTGGACCGCACTGACCCTCACGGCCCATGGCGGCCCGATGGTGGCCCTCGCCCTCGGACTGGGCCTGGGCTGGGTGGCCACCCTGCTGCTGATCGATGCGGTGATCTCACCGGGAGCCACGGCCCTCACCTATGTGGGGGTGTCGGCGCGGGTGAGCTGGATGATGGGGGAGTGCGGCCTGTTGCCGAAAGGACTTGGACGGCTCAACAGCCGCGGCGTTCCCCACTGGGCTCTGATCAGCAGCCTGGTGGTGGGCTCCGCCCTGCTCTGGATCGGGCCGAGCTGGCAGACCGTGGTGAGCTTTCTCACCTCCACCCTGGTGATCGCCCTGGCCATGGGTCCCGTCAGCCTGCTGGCCCTGCGCCGGCAGCTACCGGCGGAACAGCGACCGTTCCGGATTCCCCAGGCCACCCTGCTGTGCAGCATCGCCTTTGTGATGGCGACCTGGGCCACCAGCTGGTGCGGTCGCCAGGCGCTCGAAGGCGCGGTGACCGTGATCCTGATCCCCACCCTGATCTATGCGGTGAACCGCTGGCGCCAGCACCAACCGATCGACCTGCGCTCCGGCCTGTGGTGGGCCCTCTATCTGGGGGTGCTGCTACTCGACATGGAGCTCTTCAGCAATGGGCAGCCGCTGGAACTCCCGGCACTGATGCACATGCTCGTGCTGGCAGGCCTGGCGCTGCTGATCCTGCCCCTGGCGGTGAACAGCGCTCTGCCCGAGATCTCGCGCCATGCCCTCACCAACCTGGGACAAGCCGAGCACGCACCCTGATCCTCAAGACTGATGATCCGCCGCCGCAACGGTTTGCGACTGGATCGACGCACCTTTCTGCTCGGGGCCGGCCTCAGCGGCATCGGCCTGTTGGGGCCAGGGCGCCCCGCCTCGGCCCAGGCGGCCGCGCCGGCCTCACCGCGCAGCTGCCGGCCCGCCGACCCACTCCAGGCCCTGCGCGACGGCAACGCCCGCTTCGCCGCCGCCTGGCAGCAGGCAGACCAGGCCCGCAGCGCCGACGCCCGCGCCCAGCGGATGGCCGCACTCTGGAGTGGGCACTGTTTCGTACCGGCCAGCGTGCTGACACAGGGCCAGGCCCCCTGGGCCACCGTGCTCACCTGCGCCGACTCACGCGTGGCCCCGGAATGGATCTTTGATGCCGCCCCCGCCGACCTGTTTGTGATCCGCAGTGCTGGCAACACCGCCTTCGCTGCTGCGATCGCCTCGGTGGAATTCAGCGTGCTGGAGCTGGCCACACCCCTGGTGATGG includes:
- a CDS encoding aminotransferase class IV translates to MISWCNGAWGSDQELMLPLSDRGLQLADGLFETVLVQGGRPRLLDAHLQRWHTSAAQLGMAAPPKAEWLKGLIAEAMARSGIGSGCGALRLNWSRGDGPERGIDLPQGDPSADSHRFWLSLHPHTPHFSAVAAWISRHERRNASSRLSRCKSFAYDQAIQARREAQQQGADEALLLSTSGELCCGSTANLLVKRGEAWWTPPLSSGCLPGVMRGRALALGLAREQRLDPQPDPNDAWLLINSLGCRPLRSVDGQPLNAQVDARALWTRLLDQGDQG
- a CDS encoding APC family permease, which translates into the protein MELKRDLGVSTLILAVVTSTIGSGWLFAPYFSARSAGPASLVAWVAGGAMAFVLALVFAELGALVNSSGALAQIPMLSHGRLSGFIGGWSAWISYVSLPTIEVLALLQYLASSLPWLTRDQGTLQVLSGAGQLVAVVLLVLFTWINLAGVSRLAHWIDSLTIWKLIVPVLVSVTLMLLSGHWGNLGVKVTMGQGALVDAIGSGGILFSLLGFRTAMDLAGEARRPQRDVPLAMGVGLGLCLVIYLILQLAFLVSVPQADLQSGWTALTLTAHGGPMVALALGLGLGWVATLLLIDAVISPGATALTYVGVSARVSWMMGECGLLPKGLGRLNSRGVPHWALISSLVVGSALLWIGPSWQTVVSFLTSTLVIALAMGPVSLLALRRQLPAEQRPFRIPQATLLCSIAFVMATWATSWCGRQALEGAVTVILIPTLIYAVNRWRQHQPIDLRSGLWWALYLGVLLLDMELFSNGQPLELPALMHMLVLAGLALLILPLAVNSALPEISRHALTNLGQAEHAP
- a CDS encoding carbonic anhydrase → MIRRRNGLRLDRRTFLLGAGLSGIGLLGPGRPASAQAAAPASPRSCRPADPLQALRDGNARFAAAWQQADQARSADARAQRMAALWSGHCFVPASVLTQGQAPWATVLTCADSRVAPEWIFDAAPADLFVIRSAGNTAFAAAIASVEFSVLELATPLVMVMGHSGCGAVTAARSGDAATPLLKELLTPIGAAIRPDQDLEAAIQANAREAAKQLTARSTVIEAAVNNGNLRIVVGYFDIGSGTVTLV